In Gammaproteobacteria bacterium, the sequence CAACGATTCCAGACAGGGCGCAAGGCGCTTGCCGTCCAGCTCCGGCAGCGTGACCTCCGGCGGCGACAGTGCCTCGCCATAGGTCTCCAGCAGGCGTTCGCGCCGGCTGTGGCCACGGCGCAGCTCCAGCACCACCATGCGGCAGATGCCAAACACGAACGAGGCCAGTCGCTCCTGTTCGCGGAGTGCACCGGCGCGCAGACGCTCGATCAGCATCAGCATCACCTGCTGCATAAGATCCGCGGCGGCGGCCTCACTGCGCAGATGCCGCAGGCCATACAGCCGCACGCGCGGCGCAAGCCGTCGACAGAGTTCCGCCTCCGCCTCACGGTCGACAGCGGGCGCCGCCTGCGCCACCCGCTGGGCCAGGCTGGCGTCGTCGAAAGGGGTTTCGGACTCTTGTCGGCACATATTTGCAGCATATTACGGCCTCCCTGGCTTTGGAAGTGTAACGATCGGCCGTGCCGTTACACCTCCCTGTAACTCAGCAACAATCCAACCACCACCCAGGGAGTTCACCATGATCACCAATAAACAGTCAGGCACCAATATCCACGAGATCGCCGACGGCATCTACCGGATCAACACCCCCATCCAACTGCCAGTAGGGGCCTTCAGCTTCAACCAGTATCTGATTGTCGATGATCAGCCCATGCTGTTTCATACCGGCCCGCGACGCATGTTCCCCCTGGTGCAGGAGGCCATCGCCGGCATCCTGCCGCCGGAACAACTGAGTTACATCGGCTTCTCGCACTACGAGGCGGATGAGTGCGGCTCACTCAACGAATTTCTTGCCGTGGCACCCGAATCCGTCCCCGTCTGTAGCCAGGTCGCGGCCATAGTCTCGGTCAACGATGTCGCCGACCGTGCCGCCAGGGCGATGGCGGATGGCGAGGTACTGGATCTGGGCAGACATGCCCTGCGCTGGTTCGACACTCCCCACCTGCCCCACGGCTGGGAGTGCGGCCTGATGTTTGACGACACCACCCGCACCCTGATGTGTGGCGACCTGTTCACCCAGGGTGGCGAAGGCAAGGAGGCGTTGGTGGAAAGCGACATCCTCGGCCCCAGCGAGGCCTTTCGTGGCGCCATGGATTATTACGCGCATACCCCGAACACCGAGCTGATGCTCGAACGCCTCGCCCAGCAATCGCCGGCCACGCTGGCCTGCATGCACGGCAGCGCCTGGCGGGGAGATGGCGCCGCACTCCTGCGCGCATTGTCAAAATCCATCGAGCAGCGGCAGGCTGATGCAGGATAAGTTGATAACAAAATTTCGCAGCCAGGGAGAGTGGGTACAGAAATGTGCCTACCTTACACGCCGCCGGGTAATTTAGGTGCTGAGTGCTGAGTGCTGAGTGCTGAGTGCTGAGTGTTGAGTGTTGAGTGCGGAGGACTTAAGTAAAAACCGTTATCTCCCGCACATCACACTCTGCGCTTAACTCAATACGGCTTTTTTCGTAGGGTGGGCATTGCCCACCATTGCACCAAACCCAACAATGCCGGATTGATGGAGAATGCCTACCTTACCTGACAGCGGAACCACCACCGATCATTAACATTCGGCGCAATGCCCTTCGGTTATTGCGCCCTACGGGCTGAGTGCTGAGTGCTGAGTGCTGAGTGCTGAGGACTTAAGTAAAAACCGTTATCTCCCGCACATCACACTCTGCGCTTAACTCAATACGGCTTTTTTCGTAGGGTGGGCATTGCCCACCATTGCACCAAACCCAACAATGCCGGATTGGTGGAGAATGCCTACCTTACCTGACAGCGGAACCACCACCGATCATTAACATCCGGCGCAATGCCCTTCGGTTATTGCGCCCTACGGGCCTGCCTGACTCTATTAAACAAGATCAGTTTTGCAGTGTTTACAAATTCTGGCGGCCTGCTTAATTTCCTCTGCACACATGGGGCAAAATCGGATATCGGAATCATTAGGACTGGATTGTTTTGGTAAAGATTTAGCAGTTTCGTGCGGACCTTCGATGAGTTCATGCTGGCAATGCGGGCAAACAGTAGCATCTTCTCTAATTGTTTTTTTGCAAAATTGACACTCTATTTTGTCTGGACCAGCTAAAAACGAAAACAATAATCCGAAGGGGCCAAAGATTACACCAATAATGAAATATAAAAAACCACGCCCACCTCTACTTGATGCGACTAAGGCGGAAGCAAAACCGAACAGCAACCATAATAAAAAGTATCCCATATTCTTTTCCTCACTTGCTTAATAGGGCAAGCTAATATTTATGTTCGCCATTGAATCCGCGAAATCTTATTGGTGTCCAGCTCAACATAATAATGCAATAAGAAGCACAATCTTCAATCAAAGCTTATAAGGAACCCCAAAACCTTTCACTTAACCACCACATTCACCAACCGACCCGGCACCACAATCACCTTCACCACACTCTTGCCCTCGGTAAAGCGCTGCACGTTTTCATCCGCCAGTGCCGTCTGTTCGATCACATCCTTTGCCGCATCGGCGGCTACCGCTACCT encodes:
- a CDS encoding sigma-70 family RNA polymerase sigma factor; translated protein: MCRQESETPFDDASLAQRVAQAAPAVDREAEAELCRRLAPRVRLYGLRHLRSEAAAADLMQQVMLMLIERLRAGALREQERLASFVFGICRMVVLELRRGHSRRERLLETYGEALSPPEVTLPELDGKRLAPCLESLSERERTILILSFYNELPAEALAQELELSAANVRVIRHRGLERLRRCVTGESE
- a CDS encoding MBL fold metallo-hydrolase produces the protein MITNKQSGTNIHEIADGIYRINTPIQLPVGAFSFNQYLIVDDQPMLFHTGPRRMFPLVQEAIAGILPPEQLSYIGFSHYEADECGSLNEFLAVAPESVPVCSQVAAIVSVNDVADRAARAMADGEVLDLGRHALRWFDTPHLPHGWECGLMFDDTTRTLMCGDLFTQGGEGKEALVESDILGPSEAFRGAMDYYAHTPNTELMLERLAQQSPATLACMHGSAWRGDGAALLRALSKSIEQRQADAG
- a CDS encoding zinc ribbon domain-containing protein, with protein sequence MGYFLLWLLFGFASALVASSRGGRGFLYFIIGVIFGPFGLLFSFLAGPDKIECQFCKKTIREDATVCPHCQHELIEGPHETAKSLPKQSSPNDSDIRFCPMCAEEIKQAARICKHCKTDLV